A region from the Eretmochelys imbricata isolate rEreImb1 chromosome 16, rEreImb1.hap1, whole genome shotgun sequence genome encodes:
- the NR6A1 gene encoding nuclear receptor subfamily 6 group A member 1: MVVLSVVFLPDDRVDQRTCLICGDRATGLHYGIISCEGCKGFFKRSICNKRVYRCSRDKNCVMSRKQRNRCQYCRLLKCLQMGMNRKAIREDGMPGGRNKSIGPVQISEEEIERIMSGQEFEGEANISWSNNGDSDHSSPGNGVSESNQPSPVSTPSSRSVELNGFTALRDQYIGTPVSTHYQYLPHLFNYSAHSALMPPQTRSLDPQSHSLINQLVSAEDLEPLGTPMLIEDGYKVTQAELFALLCRLADELLFRQIAWIKKLPFFCELSIKDYTCLLSSTWQELILLSSLTVYSKQIFGDLADVTSKYSPSDDELHRFSEEGMEVMERLIYLYRKFNQLKVSNEEYACMKAINFLNQDIRGLTNTSQLEQLNKRYWYVCQDFTEYKYPHQPNRFPDLMMCLPEIRYIAGKMVNVPLEQLPLLFKAVLHSCKTSVSKE, encoded by the exons TGTTGTTTTTCTTCCAGATGACCGGGTTGATCAGCGAACCTGCCTTATCTGTGGAGACAGAGCTACAGGTCTGCACTATGGTATCATCTCCTGTGAAGGCTGCAAAGGGTTTTTCAAAAGGAGCATTTGCAACAAGCGGGTTTACAGATGCAGTCGAGACAAGAACTGTGTCATGTCACGCAAACAGCGAAACAGATGCCAGTATTGCAGGCTGCTCAAGTGCCTCCAGATGGGGATGAATCGGAAAG CAATCAGAGAAGATGGCATGCCAGGAGGCAGGAACAAAAGTATTGGACCTGTCCAG ATATCCGAGGAGGAGATTGAACGAATTATGTCTGGACAAGAATTTGAGGGGGAGGCAAACATCTCTTGGAGTAACAATGGAGACAGTGACCATAGTTCTCCCGGGAATGGAGTTTCTGAGAGCAACCAGCCATCACCTGTTTCTACTCCGTCTTCAAG GTCTGTGGAGCTGAATGGATTCACTGCACTCAGGGATCAATATATTGGGACTCCAGTGTCCACGCACTATCAGTACCTACCGCACCTTTTTAACTATTCTGCTCACTCAGCTCTGATGCCCCCACAGACCCGAAGCCTAGATCCCCAGTCACATAGTCTTATCAATCAGTTAGTGTCAGCTGAGGACCTGGAACCACTTGGCACTCCAATGCTTATTGAAGATGG GTATAAAGTGACTCAGGCAGAGCTGTTTGCATTGCTGTGTCGTCTGGCAGATGAGTTGCTTTTCAGGCAGATTGCTTGGATTAAGAAGCTGCCATTCTTCTGTGAACTCTCAATCAAGGACTATACTTGCCTGCTAAGTTCCACATGGCAGGAGCTGATTCTGCTGTCCTCACTAACTGTTTACAGTAAACAGATCTTTGGTGACCTTGCTGATGTAACCTCCAAGTACTCTCCCTCTGATGATGAGCTGCACAG ATTCAGTGAAGAGGGAATGGAGGTGATGGAACGGCTGATCTACCTCTACCGCAAATTTAACCAGTTGAAGGTCAGCAATGAGGAGTATGCATGTATGAAAGCCATTAACTTCCTAAATCAAG ACATTAGGGGCCTGACGAATACATCCCAACTGGAGCAGTTGAATAAACGGTATTGGTACGTGTGCCAGGATTTTACGGAATACAAGTACCCACATCAGCCAAACCGTTTTCCAGATCTAATGATGTGTTTGCCAGAGATACGATACATTGCAG GAAAAATGGTGAATGTCCCTCTGGAGCAGCTGCCCCTCCTTTTTAAAGCCGTTCTGCATTCCTGCAAGACAAGCGTGAGCAAAGAGTGA